The Nitrospinota bacterium genome includes the window ACCTCTCAGTGATTTCTGGAATGCCGAAGCGTGGTCGTAATGTCCCTGTCCTGCCCTGTCGTACAGAAGGAAAGCTTTTTGCGAAACAGCCTCCACGGTTTTGGAATCGATCACATCTTCTTCCGCAAGATGAGCTGACGCTTCCACTATCCCGAGCGCGATCCTCGCGTCCCCGCCGGAGAGAAGCGCTATCTGTTCCACCACGTCGTCTGCCAGTTTGATATTGGAATCTCCCAGTCCGTTCTCCCTGTCCGAAAGCGCGTTGGCTATGACAGTCCTTATATCCTCCTCACGAAGAGGTTTTAACTCAATAACACTGCAACGCGAGCGAAGAGCGGGGATAACACCGAACGAAGGATTTTCAGTGGTAGCCCCGATGAAGGTAAACAGCCCTTTTTCGACATGCGGCAGGAGGGCGTCCTGCTGGGTTTTGTTGTAGCGGTGTATCTCGTCTATGAAGAGGACGGAATTCTTTCCCGAGTCCTTCATGAATCTCGCCTCCTTTACCACCTCCTTCAGTTCCTTGACTCCCGACTCTACGGCGCTCAGGGTGAAGAACTTTTTGCCGCTAACCTTCGCGGCGATGCTTGCGATGGTTGTCTTCCCGCTCCCAGGGGGACCCCAAAGGAGGAGGGAGCCGAATTTGTCGGACTCTATAAGTTTTCGCAAAGGTTTTCCCGGGCCGAGGAGATGCTTCTGGCCAACAAAGTTATCGAAGTTTGTCGGGCGCATCCGCTCAGCAAGGGGGGTTGCGCCTGAGACCGGAGGGATATCTTTCTCCTGACCGGATTCCTCGTTACCGCCGAACATCTCTATGGTCTTCAATAGCCCCTCCAAAACCTGATGTGGAAACGAAACGATTGTACCACTTTGAGTGATTCGTTAGGGACGGGGAGAGCGGTTATTGGAAAGTATCCTGAAAAACTGATATCCAAGATTGAATCGGGGGTGGTACAGGGGCTTTAGAAGAGGAGAGGTTGCTTCCCCTGAATATTGCCAGGTTTTAACCGAAACAATATTCAGCGCGTTGCGGGCCTTTCAGTTTGCATTACAAAGTTGTCAGGCCAAATGACTTGTAGAGGGGAAGTCCCCTAAATCCTCATCTAAATCCTGTATCTTGCTGTCTGCATGGTGCGTATACACTGTTTATTAAGCATGTTATGTGCCAACGCTAACATATTGATAAATAAAAGCATATATTCTTGTCGATACAGCAAAAGTGCGGTGATTATGTAGCTTTTATCTGTAAAAGAGATAAAACAATGAAACTATTGGAGAAACGGTGCGGTAATTATGAACAGAAGAAAGCAGGAAAACAACGTCAATACCTCTCTTCCCCTCTAATCGGAATTCAAGATGGCCAGAGTGTATCGCTTCTCCCCCTTACTATTCCATTCACGGTTTCGGTAAATTGCGAAACAGATATCTCATTCACGTTCTCTCCGGTTCTAAGCCTTACAGAGATGTTCCCGGCCCCCGCCTCCTTTTCACCGAGGATGATCATGTAGGGGGTTTTCATCTGCTGGGCGTTCCGGATCTTTTTATTCATTCTCTCGGAGGAGAGATCCGCTTCCCCCCTGATTCCCGCGCTTGAGAGCTGTTTTACTATCTCCTGCGAGTATTCGTTCTGGGCGTCGGTAACCGGGATAACCATCGCCTGCAGAGGGGCTATCCAAACCGGGAAGTTGCCCGCGACCTGCTCTATGTAAATTCCAAGGAACCT containing:
- a CDS encoding replication-associated recombination protein A; translation: MRPTNFDNFVGQKHLLGPGKPLRKLIESDKFGSLLLWGPPGSGKTTIASIAAKVSGKKFFTLSAVESGVKELKEVVKEARFMKDSGKNSVLFIDEIHRYNKTQQDALLPHVEKGLFTFIGATTENPSFGVIPALRSRCSVIELKPLREEDIRTVIANALSDRENGLGDSNIKLADDVVEQIALLSGGDARIALGIVEASAHLAEEDVIDSKTVEAVSQKAFLLYDRAGQGHYDHASAFQKSLRGSDPDASVYWLARMLEAGEDPRFIARRLIVTAAEDVGNADPTALILAVSAAEAVEKIGLPEGRIPLTQAVIYVALAPKSNSAVTAIDSAIETIRQSGSNPQVPPHLRDSSYKWHTGEKDKTGYTYPHGEPDNFVRQQYLPEELKNASFFNSSGHGREATLSERLREIKERNRGKS